In the Colletotrichum lupini chromosome 1, complete sequence genome, one interval contains:
- a CDS encoding UDP-glucose,sterol transferase, with product MEGEKRETFGSSRESKASALGLEDLYLEEGEPSGSTQAEDQTPPEYTPQYTPQRQWPIPLNIVVQVVGSRGDVQPFLALASALQKAGHRVRIATHPQFSSFVLESNNSVPASASPNRIEFFPVGGDPADLMAYMVESPSLIPKMSQIRAGIIQRKRDMYVEMLDGFWRSCVHPDPLSNVPFVADAIIANPPSFAHVHCAQALGIPVHLMFTMPWSSTKAFPHPLANIGFSKADKKSTNHASYSAVEFLTWQGLGDLVNAWRVQSLGLEPVPSTEGHRILESLQVPFTYCWSPSLVPKPSDWGPHIGMFHIKKSTMKSQANDQQQDISGFFFRDPAPYTPPPDLEAFLKAGPPPIYVGFGSIVVGGIEGLMTMVLSAIKATGVRAIISRGWSNLTGEESYNVFYVGDCPHEWLFQQVAAVIHHGGAGTTACGLRYGKPTTIVPFFGDQPFWGAVVAEAGAGPDPIPYRSLTSQKLIQAIQLCLSLDAIRSARKLADAMQRENGVQAAVDAFHANLPQSKMGCDFFSDQPAALVYGRGKKQVKMCRPVASILVKNGKLQRKQLKSYRSKPTNIENQRWDPLTAVSAASISTIVKMAGATADIIVKPFEQYKRTSESGENLEEQQQVENTQRHSQAPAFAMLPLPGVGVPDGAAATGEKASSARPPPSRGSQESSSNGAKPGAMAAAAANGVGKLASNATKGLLVDIPLAVTEGLRAVPNLYGEPVRKHDAVEGFRSGVSVAGKTFCQDMKGGLTDIFVHTYTGKKEQGALGAAKGLGKGVASLVTKSTAATFGLVSYPAQGIYRSIWAASYADTRRSIEDEKLLEGDWMVSMSPGWKMDHAAIVEDFEGMKGTRGQ from the exons ATGGAAGGCGAAAAGAGAGAGACATTTGGATCCTCTAGGGAGTCTAAAGCTTCGGCCTTGGGGCTCGAGGACCTCTATCTCGAAG AAGGCGAACCATCCGGCTCAACGCAAGCCGAAGACCAGACACCGCCTGAGTATACACCCCAGTACACACCTCAACGCCAATGGCCAATACCACTCAATATCGTGGTCCAAGTCGTCGGCTCCAGAGGCGACGTGCAGCCCTTCCTCGCCCTCGCCTCCGCCCTTCAGAAAGCAGGCCACCGCGTCCGCATCGCAACGCACCCGCAGTTCTCCTCCTTTGTCCTCGAATCCAACAACTCCGTCCCAGCCTCTGCCTCACCAAACAGGATCGAGTTCTTCCCCGTCGGCGGCGACCCGGCCGATCTCATGGCGTACATGGTCGAGTCACCCTCCCTGATCCCCAAAATGTCGCAGATCCGCGCGGGCATCATCCAGCGGAAGCGCGACATGTACGTCGAGATGCTCGACGGCTTTTGGCGGTCCTGCGTTCACCCTGACCCCCTTTCCAACGTGCCATTTGTTGCTGATGCCATTATTGCCAACCCACCGAGCTTCGCCCACGTGCACTGCGCCCAGGCGCTGGGAATCCCGGTGCATTTGATGTTTACGATGCCGTGGAGCAGTACCAAGGCGTTTCCGCATCCGTTGGCGAATATTGGGTTTTCAAAGGCGGATAAGAAGAGTACGAATCATGCTTCGTATTCTGCTGTTGAGTTTTTGACATGGCAGGG CTTGGGAGATCTTGTCAACGCGTGGAGAGTCCAGTCACTTGGCTTGGAACCTGTTCCGTCGACTGAGGGACATCGTATACTGGAAAGTCTGCAAGTCCCATTCACATATTGTTGGTCGCCGTCTCTCGTGCCCAAGCCTAGTGATTGGGGTCCGCACATTGGTATGTTCCACATCAAGAAATCTACCATGAAGAGTCAAGCTAACGATCAGCAACAAGACATTAGTGGCTTCTTCTTCCGCGACCCTGCGCCGTATACACCACCTCCCGACCTCGAAGCCTTTCTCAAGGCCGGCCCACCACCCATATACGTCGGATTCGGAAGTATTGTGGTTGGCGGAATCGAGGGCCTCATGACCATGGTCCTCAGCGCAATCAAGGCGACAGGAGTCAGAGCCATTATCTCGAGAGGCTGGAGCAACTTGACCGGCGAGGAGTCGTACAACGTATTTTACGTGGGCGATTGCCCGCACGAGTGGCTATTCCAGCAAGTCGCCGCTGTCATCCACCACGGCGGCGCCGGTACTACAGCCTGCGGATTGAGATACGGAAAGCCTACAACCATTGTTCCCTTCTTCGGAGA CCAACCCTTCTGGGGCGCCGTCGTGGCAGAAGCTGGCGCAGGACCAGACCCCATCCCCTACCGCTCCCTCACATCGCAAAAGTTAATCCAGGCCATCCAGCTCTGCCTCTCCCTGGACGCCATCCGCTCGGCCAGAAAGCTCGCCGACGCAATGCAGAGGGAGAACGGCGTCCAGGCCGCCGTCGACGCCTTCCATGCCAACTTGCCACAGTCGAAAATGGGCTGCGACTTCTTCTCTGACCAGCCCGCGGCGCTGGTCTACGGGAGGGGTAAGAAACAGGTCAAGATGTGTAGACCCGTCGCGTCCATCTTGGTCAAGAATGGAAAATTGCAGCGGAAGCAGCTCAAGTC atatagatcgaaacCGACAAACATTGAGAACCAGAGATGGGACCCCCTGACGGCAGTATCGGCAGCCTCCATCTCGACAATTGTCAAAATGGCAGGCGCCACAGCCGACATTATTGTCAAGCCTTTTGAACAATACAAACGTACCAGCGAGTCTGGCGAGAACCTCGAAGAGCAGCAGCAAGTCGAGAACACGCAAAGACACAGCCAAGCGCCCGCGTTCGCCATGTTGCCCCTCCCCGGCGTCGGCGTCCCAGACGGGGCGGCGGCAACCGGAGAGAAAGCTTCCTCGGCCCGGCCGCCGCCATCCAGGGGTAGCCAGGAATCATCCTCCAACGGCGCAAAACCAGGCGCCATGGCAGCCGCAGCAGCCAACGGCGTAGGCAAACTCGCGAGCAACGCGACGAAAGGTCTGCTCGTCGACATACCCCTCGCCGTGACGGAGGGTCTCCGCGCGGTGCCGAACCTGTACGGCGAGCCCGTCCGCAAGCACGACGCCGTCGAGGGTTTCCGCAGCGGCGTCTCGGTGGCGGGCAAGACGTTCTGCCAGGACATGAAGGGCGGGCTGACAGACATCTTTGTGCACACGTACACGGGCAAAAAGGAGCAGGGCGCGCTGGGGGCGGCCAAGGGGCTTGGGAAGGGGGTGGCTAGTCTTGTAACGAAGAGTACTGCTGCGACGTTTGGATTGGTTAGTTACCCGGCGCAGGGGATTTATAGGAGCATCTGGGCTGCGTCGTATGCGGATACGAGGAGGAGTATTGAGGATGAGAAGTTGTTGGAGGGAGATTGGATGGTGTCCATGAGCCCTGGGTGGAAGATGGATCATGCTGCCATTGTGGAGGATTTTGAGGGGATGAAGGGGACTAGAGGGCAGTGA
- a CDS encoding SPFH domain/Band 7 family protein, with protein MVHHSESTSEASDHLDTRTRQASSSNTSARHLLQANSSRSHSPTMSAPQHESTSTGKARAPDYEERSETTANGGGLGLGQGGFKPHNEMTVQPPTKEDLQRSYARVVAEDANPKGWYGTMINTFGACIGTLGAIPCCIVCPNPYKNVNQGNVGLVTKFGKFYKAVDPGLVKVNPLSEKLIQVDVKIQMAEVPQQTCMTKDNVTLHLTSVIYYHIVAPHRAAFGISNVRQALMERTQTTLRHVVGARILQDVIERREEIAQSIGEIIEDVAAGWGVQVESMLIKDIIFSQELQESLSMAAQSKRIGESKIIAAKAEVESAKLMRQAADILSSAPAMQIRYLEAMQAMAKSSNSKVIFLPGPGQTMPNIQQSLSGNNQAGESSGANHGTGDFNDFGGQDSGFQQAINSRVIENI; from the exons ATGGTTCATCACTCAGAATCTACCTCCGAAGCTTCTGATCATCTAGATACCCGCACTCGACAAGCTTCTTCTTCCAACACATCTGCACGACACCTTCTTCAAGCCAACTCGTCTCGATCGCATTCGCCCACGATGAGCGCCCCGCAACACGAGAGCACTTCCACGGGCAAGGCCCGCGCACCCGATTATGAGGAGCGCAGCGAAACCACGGCCAACGGTGGCGGTCTCGGTCTTGGACAGGGCGGCTTCAAGCCTCACAATGAGATGACGGTCCAGCCTCCCACCAAGGAGGATCTCCAGCGCAGCTACGCCAGAGTTGTCGCCGAAGATGCCAACCCCAAGGGTTGGTACGGAACCATGA TCAACACCTTCGGTGCCTGCATTGGTACTCTTGGTGCCATCCCCTGCTGCATCGTCTGCCCGAACCCTTACAAGAACGTGAACCAGGGTAATGTCGGTCTCGTCACCAAGTTTGGCAAATTCTACAAGGCCGTCGACCCTGGTCTTGTCAAGGTCAACCCTCTCAGCGAGAAGCTCATTCAGGTCGACGTCAAGATTCAAATGGCAGAGGTTCCCCAGCAGACTTGCATGACCAAGGACAACGTCACCCTGCACCTCACCTCTGTCATCTACTACCACATTGTCGCACCTCACAGAGCCGCCTTCGGTATCTCCAACGTGCGCCAGGCTCTGATGGAGCGAACCCAGACCACTCTCCGCCACGTCGTCGGTGCCCGCATTCTCCAGGATGTTATTGAGCGTCGTGAGGAGATTGCCCAGTCCATTGGCGAGATCATCGAGGATGTCGCTGCCGGATGGGGTGTTCAGGTCGAGAGCATGCTCATCAAGGACATCATCTTCAGCCAAGAGTTGCAGGAGTCGCTGTCCATGGCCGCCCAGAGCAAGCGTATTGGTGAGAGCAAGATCATCGCAGCCAAGGCTGAG GTCGAATCTGCCAAGCTCATGCGCCAGGCTGCCGACATTCTGTCGTCTGCCCCTGCCATGCAGATCCGCTACCTCGAAGCCATGCAGGCGATGGCCAAGTCTTCCAACAGCAAGGTCATCTTCCTGCCTGGTCCTGGCCAGACCATGCCCAACATTCAGCAGTCGCTCAGCGGCAACAACCAAGCGGGCGAGTCGAGCGGTGCCAACCACGGCACTGGCGACTTCAACGACTTTGGAGGTCAGGATTCCGGCTTTCAGCAAGCCATTAACTCTCGTGTCATCGAAAACATTTGA